One Thomasclavelia spiroformis DSM 1552 DNA window includes the following coding sequences:
- the rpsB gene encoding 30S ribosomal protein S2: protein MSVISMKKLLEVGVHFGHQTKRWNPKMAPYIFTARNGIYIIDLQKSSKKIDEAYKAMNEIAAKGGKVLFVGTKKQAQEAVKEEAIRSESFYVNSRWLGGTLTNFKTIQKRIKRLIELEKMEADGTFDLLPKKEVILLKKEAAKLEKNLGGIKEMRRLPNALFVVDPKAEHNAVAEARILGIPVFGIVDTNCDPDEVDYVIPANDDAIRAVKLIVAAMADAICEAKNEPLTVAYIKDEDDKEVSMNDAITSVENNQRRAPRNKAGKPNPRKNNAPKATKEEKTAGTEN, encoded by the coding sequence ATGTCAGTAATTTCAATGAAAAAATTATTAGAAGTAGGTGTTCACTTTGGACATCAAACAAAAAGATGGAATCCTAAAATGGCTCCATATATTTTTACAGCAAGAAATGGAATTTATATTATCGATTTACAAAAATCATCTAAAAAAATTGACGAAGCTTATAAAGCTATGAATGAAATCGCTGCTAAAGGTGGAAAAGTATTATTTGTTGGTACTAAAAAACAAGCTCAAGAAGCAGTAAAAGAAGAAGCAATTCGTTCTGAAAGTTTCTATGTAAATTCTCGTTGGTTAGGTGGAACTTTAACTAACTTTAAAACAATTCAAAAAAGAATTAAAAGATTAATTGAATTAGAAAAAATGGAAGCTGATGGAACTTTTGATTTATTACCTAAAAAAGAAGTAATCTTACTTAAAAAAGAAGCTGCTAAGTTAGAAAAGAACTTAGGTGGTATTAAAGAAATGAGAAGATTACCAAATGCCTTATTTGTAGTTGATCCAAAAGCTGAACATAATGCAGTAGCTGAAGCTAGAATCTTAGGTATCCCAGTATTCGGTATTGTTGATACTAACTGTGATCCAGATGAAGTGGATTATGTTATCCCAGCTAATGATGATGCAATTAGAGCTGTTAAATTAATTGTTGCAGCTATGGCGGATGCTATTTGTGAAGCTAAAAATGAACCATTAACTGTAGCATATATCAAAGATGAAGATGATAAAGAAGTATCTATGAATGATGCTATCACTTCAGTTGAAAATAACCAAAGAAGAGCTCCAAGAAATAAAGCTGGAAAACCAAATCCAAGAAAAAATAATGCTCCAAAAGCAACTAAAGAAGAAAAGACAGCTGGAACTGAAAATTAA
- the xerC gene encoding tyrosine recombinase XerC — protein MNLDKLINEYLDCLKYERNYSNNTIASYRREIMHFKVYLVQEGISDYNDVDYLMLRGYLTKLYDKNLAKSSINHRLSALRSFFDYLLKEEFIKDNPFKLIESQKVGQRNPDFLFQEEMIDLLDSIETKDDLGIRNKAMLELMYASGLRCSEVANLQISDIDFNQMVVLVHGKGGKDRYVPFHEYARDWLVKYIDEARNNLMIKNAGHNFIFVNKLGNPLTNRGIENIVDRVTFKYDATKKIHPHTIRHSFATHLLNAGADIRTVQELLGHKNLATTQVYTHISKNHLKKVYMKTHPRS, from the coding sequence ATGAACTTGGATAAATTAATTAATGAGTATTTAGATTGTTTAAAATATGAACGCAATTATTCAAATAATACAATTGCATCATATCGTCGTGAAATTATGCATTTTAAGGTTTATTTAGTGCAAGAGGGAATAAGTGATTATAATGATGTTGATTATTTGATGTTACGAGGATACTTAACTAAGTTATATGATAAAAATTTAGCTAAATCTAGTATTAATCATCGTTTGAGCGCGTTGAGAAGTTTTTTTGATTATTTGTTAAAAGAAGAGTTTATCAAAGATAATCCTTTTAAATTAATTGAATCACAAAAAGTTGGTCAGCGTAATCCGGATTTTCTTTTTCAAGAAGAAATGATTGACTTATTGGATAGTATTGAAACTAAAGATGATTTAGGTATTAGAAATAAAGCAATGCTAGAATTGATGTATGCTTCAGGATTACGGTGTTCAGAAGTGGCTAATTTACAAATCAGTGATATTGATTTTAATCAGATGGTCGTTCTTGTTCATGGCAAAGGTGGAAAAGATCGCTATGTTCCTTTTCATGAATATGCTCGTGATTGGTTGGTTAAATATATTGATGAAGCAAGAAATAATTTGATGATCAAAAATGCGGGCCATAATTTTATTTTTGTTAATAAGCTTGGCAATCCTTTGACTAATCGCGGAATTGAAAATATTGTTGACCGGGTTACTTTTAAATATGATGCTACAAAAAAAATACATCCTCATACAATTCGTCATTCGTTTGCAACGCATTTATTAAATGCCGGAGCTGATATTCGTACGGTTCAGGAATTATTAGGACATAAAAATTTAGCGACAACACAAGTATATACACATATTAGTAAAAATCATTTGAAAAAGGTTTATATGAAAACACATCCGCGTAGTTAA
- the trmFO gene encoding FADH(2)-oxidizing methylenetetrahydrofolate--tRNA-(uracil(54)-C(5))-methyltransferase TrmFO encodes MEKIVNVIGAGLAGVEASYQLAKRGYKVRLYEMRPKKMTPAHHSENFAELVCSNSLRADGMTNAVGVLKCEMEMLDSIVIKYARIHQVPAGGALAVDRENFSKSITEFIKTHPLIEVINEEVKKFPEGYTIIASGPLTSDSLSNAIKDKLGEDYFYFYDAAAPIVTKDSIDFEIAYYKSRYDKGDNEYINCPMTEEQFNDFYDALINAEVVKPKEFEEKFFEGCMPFEEMARRGKQTLLFGPMKPVGLNTPEGKRPFAVVQLRQDNVQASLYNIVGFQTHLTWPEQKRIIHMIPGLENASFVRYGVMHRNSFICSPKYLLNTYQLKLANNIFMAGQITGVEGYVESAQSGIVAGINMARLLEGKELLVFPKETVMGALANYITNASKDDFQPMKANFGILPDFPTRIKKKERKEAYAMRAINTMKEFIVENELG; translated from the coding sequence ATGGAAAAAATAGTAAATGTAATTGGTGCTGGATTAGCTGGAGTTGAAGCTAGTTATCAGCTGGCAAAACGTGGCTATAAGGTACGCTTATATGAAATGCGTCCTAAGAAAATGACACCGGCACATCATAGTGAAAATTTTGCTGAATTAGTTTGTTCTAATTCTTTAAGGGCAGATGGGATGACTAATGCGGTTGGAGTATTAAAATGTGAAATGGAAATGTTGGATAGTATAGTTATTAAATATGCTCGAATCCATCAGGTTCCAGCGGGTGGAGCATTAGCGGTAGATCGTGAGAATTTTTCGAAATCAATTACAGAATTTATTAAAACTCATCCGTTGATTGAAGTTATTAATGAAGAAGTTAAAAAGTTTCCTGAAGGTTATACAATCATTGCTTCAGGACCGCTTACAAGTGATAGTTTATCAAATGCAATTAAAGATAAATTAGGTGAGGATTATTTTTATTTTTATGATGCAGCAGCACCAATTGTAACTAAAGATAGTATTGATTTTGAAATTGCTTATTATAAATCTAGATATGATAAAGGTGATAATGAATATATTAATTGTCCAATGACCGAAGAACAGTTCAATGATTTTTATGATGCGTTGATTAATGCTGAAGTTGTAAAACCAAAAGAGTTTGAAGAGAAGTTTTTTGAAGGTTGTATGCCTTTTGAAGAAATGGCGCGAAGAGGCAAACAAACATTACTATTTGGACCAATGAAACCGGTGGGATTAAATACACCTGAGGGAAAAAGACCATTTGCAGTGGTTCAATTACGTCAGGATAATGTACAAGCTAGTTTGTATAATATCGTTGGTTTTCAAACTCATTTAACGTGGCCGGAACAAAAACGAATTATTCATATGATTCCTGGGTTGGAAAATGCATCTTTTGTTCGTTATGGGGTAATGCATCGAAATAGTTTTATTTGCTCACCAAAGTATTTATTAAATACATATCAATTAAAGCTTGCTAATAATATTTTTATGGCTGGACAAATTACTGGAGTTGAAGGGTATGTTGAGTCAGCTCAAAGTGGGATTGTGGCAGGGATTAATATGGCTAGATTACTAGAGGGTAAAGAGCTGTTAGTTTTTCCTAAAGAAACAGTTATGGGAGCACTAGCTAATTATATAACTAATGCTTCTAAAGATGATTTCCAACCAATGAAAGCTAATTTTGGAATTTTACCTGATTTTCCTACTAGGATTAAAAAGAAAGAGCGTAAAGAGGCATATGCTATGCGAGCGATTAATACAATGAAAGAATTTATTGTAGAAAATGAACTTGGATAA
- the topA gene encoding type I DNA topoisomerase, translated as MSKKIVIVESPSKSKTIEKYLGSDYIVTSSKGHVRDLATSGKEGLGVDVENQFLPKYVINKDKKDVVKELKHLVKESDEVYLATDPDREGEAISWHLAQVLNVDMNKENRVVFNEVTKDAVVNALQHPRKIDQNLVKSQETRRVLDRIIGFKLSKLLQKKIKSKSAGRVQSVALRLIVEKEREIEAFVPQEYWKIKAEFEKDEIEFTGELAKYNNVKLEIKNGEEANQIYESLNKEFEVANVKKTTKKRESKLPFITSTLQQEASSKLGYKAKKTMSIAQKLYEGVALEDETVGLITYMRTDSTRLSDVFVKSAYEYIEEKYGKDYVGKVKVSKKTENVQDAHEGIRPTSALRTPESVKKFLKPDEYKLYSLIYARAMASLMAPAKFDATSVSLMNNGYEFKVTGSVMKFDGYLRVYGEYEKQNNELLPELKEKEMLESKKVEKTQHFTKPPARYSEAKLIKEMEELGIGRPSTYAMIIDTIQTRGYVELVDKAFKPTETGILTSDRLTQYFNDIINVEYTAKMEHELDEIAEGEDDYVSALQSFMDVFQPLLDDAYDKMEVVAPKKTGEKCPECGHDLVERRGRYGLFVACENYPECKYIKKDPVELEYTGEECPKCGGKMVFKNGRFGRFEACSNYPECKYIKNSKKKEPVMTDEVCPNCGSPVVIKQGRYGEFKACSNYPKCKTIIK; from the coding sequence ATGAGCAAAAAAATAGTTATAGTTGAGTCGCCATCCAAGTCCAAAACAATTGAAAAATATTTAGGAAGTGACTATATAGTTACTTCTTCAAAAGGACATGTAAGAGATTTGGCAACTTCTGGTAAAGAGGGATTAGGAGTTGATGTTGAAAATCAATTTTTACCTAAATATGTGATAAACAAAGATAAAAAGGATGTTGTAAAAGAATTGAAACATTTAGTTAAAGAATCTGATGAAGTATATTTAGCTACTGACCCCGATCGTGAAGGGGAAGCGATTTCATGGCATTTAGCACAAGTGTTAAATGTTGATATGAATAAAGAAAATCGTGTGGTCTTCAATGAGGTTACTAAAGATGCTGTTGTTAATGCTTTGCAACATCCACGTAAGATTGATCAAAATTTAGTAAAATCTCAAGAAACAAGAAGAGTTTTAGATCGAATTATTGGTTTTAAATTATCAAAGTTATTACAAAAGAAAATTAAATCAAAAAGCGCTGGGCGAGTTCAATCGGTTGCATTGCGTTTAATTGTAGAAAAAGAACGTGAAATTGAAGCTTTTGTTCCTCAAGAATATTGGAAAATAAAAGCTGAGTTTGAAAAGGATGAAATTGAATTTACTGGTGAATTAGCTAAATACAATAATGTTAAATTAGAAATTAAAAATGGTGAAGAAGCTAATCAAATCTATGAATCTTTAAATAAAGAGTTTGAAGTTGCTAATGTTAAAAAGACAACTAAAAAAAGAGAGTCAAAATTACCATTTATTACTTCAACTTTGCAACAAGAAGCCTCTTCAAAATTAGGATATAAAGCTAAAAAAACAATGTCGATTGCTCAAAAACTATATGAAGGTGTTGCTTTAGAAGATGAAACGGTAGGTTTGATTACTTATATGCGTACTGATTCAACGAGATTATCGGATGTGTTTGTAAAAAGTGCGTATGAATATATTGAAGAAAAGTATGGTAAAGACTATGTTGGAAAGGTAAAAGTGAGTAAAAAAACAGAAAATGTTCAAGATGCTCATGAGGGGATTCGTCCAACTAGCGCTTTAAGAACACCTGAAAGTGTAAAGAAATTTTTAAAACCAGATGAATATAAATTGTATTCGTTGATTTATGCTCGAGCAATGGCTTCATTGATGGCACCAGCAAAATTTGATGCTACTTCGGTATCATTAATGAACAATGGTTATGAATTTAAGGTTACTGGTTCAGTAATGAAATTTGATGGATATTTACGTGTTTATGGTGAATATGAAAAACAAAATAATGAATTATTACCAGAACTTAAAGAAAAGGAAATGTTGGAAAGTAAAAAGGTTGAAAAAACACAACACTTTACTAAACCACCTGCTCGTTATAGTGAAGCTAAGTTAATCAAAGAAATGGAAGAGCTTGGAATAGGACGTCCTAGTACTTATGCGATGATTATTGATACAATTCAAACTAGAGGTTATGTTGAATTAGTTGATAAAGCTTTCAAGCCAACAGAAACAGGAATTTTAACTAGTGATCGTTTAACGCAGTATTTTAATGATATTATTAATGTTGAATACACAGCAAAAATGGAACATGAATTAGATGAAATTGCTGAAGGTGAAGATGATTATGTAAGTGCTTTGCAAAGTTTTATGGATGTTTTCCAACCATTGTTAGATGATGCATATGATAAAATGGAAGTAGTGGCACCGAAAAAAACTGGTGAAAAATGTCCTGAATGTGGACATGATTTAGTTGAACGTCGCGGACGTTATGGATTGTTTGTAGCATGTGAAAATTATCCGGAATGTAAATATATTAAAAAAGATCCTGTTGAATTAGAATATACGGGTGAAGAGTGCCCTAAGTGCGGAGGTAAAATGGTCTTTAAAAATGGTCGCTTCGGTCGTTTTGAAGCTTGTTCAAATTATCCGGAATGTAAGTATATTAAAAATAGCAAGAAAAAAGAACCGGTGATGACAGATGAAGTTTGTCCTAATTGTGGCTCTCCGGTAGTAATTAAACAAGGACGCTATGGGGAATTTAAAGCTTGTTCAAATTATCCTAAATGTAAGACAATTATTAAGTAG
- the dprA gene encoding DNA-processing protein DprA — protein sequence MEEIILYFALKYAGDFDKIYQALERKEKIDDDLKGHLFKELKSKYTTIISDDYPAALKEINCPPFVLFYYGDLNLVNTKCIGVIGMRQPSDYGIEVTKTIVSKLVLENYTIVSGMALGIDAMAHQSAMNVLGKTIAVLGSGIDNCYPLKNKTIYEIMKVNQLVISEYPGNLVPKKINFPRRNRIISGLSESILVTEANERSGTMITVGHALEQGKDIYCIPSRINDSSGCNRLIQQGAKLVMDISDIVDD from the coding sequence ATGGAAGAAATTATATTATATTTTGCGTTAAAATATGCCGGTGATTTTGATAAAATCTATCAGGCTTTGGAACGTAAAGAAAAAATTGACGATGATCTAAAGGGGCATCTTTTTAAGGAGTTAAAATCTAAGTATACAACAATAATTTCTGATGATTATCCAGCTGCTTTAAAAGAAATAAATTGCCCACCATTTGTGTTGTTTTACTATGGTGATTTAAATTTAGTTAACACTAAATGTATAGGAGTTATCGGAATGCGCCAACCTAGTGATTATGGAATTGAAGTAACTAAGACGATAGTTAGTAAATTAGTGTTGGAAAATTATACGATTGTAAGCGGAATGGCTTTAGGAATTGATGCTATGGCTCATCAAAGCGCAATGAATGTACTAGGAAAGACGATTGCAGTTCTTGGAAGTGGAATTGATAATTGTTATCCATTAAAAAACAAAACAATTTATGAAATAATGAAAGTAAATCAGTTGGTTATTAGTGAATATCCAGGAAATTTAGTACCTAAGAAAATTAATTTTCCACGAAGAAATCGAATAATTTCTGGGTTAAGTGAATCTATATTAGTAACTGAAGCAAATGAACGTAGTGGCACGATGATTACGGTAGGTCATGCTTTGGAACAAGGGAAAGATATTTACTGTATTCCAAGTAGAATTAATGATTCTTCAGGTTGTAATCGTTTGATTCAACAAGGAGCTAAATTAGTTATGGATATTAGTGATATTGTTGATGATTAA
- a CDS encoding ribonuclease HII yields MKRYEYENKYYNLGYDYIIGLDEAGRGPMAGELVVAGVIFPKGYYDERINDSKQLSNKKREELYGLIVENALAYDIEIVSVEDVDKLNVYQASKQAMEKCISNLMRDKMFALSDAMPLSYFNHEAIIKGDAKSISIGAASILAKVTRDHLMEEYAKIYPEYGFDKHKGYVTKMHKEALEKYGPCPIHRKSFAPVVKAMQKQMSFDF; encoded by the coding sequence ATGAAGCGCTATGAATATGAAAATAAGTATTATAATTTAGGATATGACTACATTATTGGCTTAGATGAAGCAGGACGAGGACCTATGGCTGGAGAGTTAGTAGTGGCAGGTGTTATTTTTCCTAAAGGCTATTATGATGAAAGAATTAATGATTCTAAACAGCTTTCAAATAAAAAACGCGAAGAATTATATGGATTGATTGTTGAAAATGCCCTTGCATATGATATTGAAATAGTTAGTGTTGAAGATGTGGATAAATTAAATGTTTATCAAGCAAGTAAGCAAGCAATGGAAAAATGTATTAGTAATTTAATGCGAGATAAAATGTTTGCTTTAAGTGATGCTATGCCTTTATCTTATTTTAATCATGAAGCAATTATTAAAGGAGATGCTAAGAGTATTTCAATTGGAGCAGCGAGTATATTAGCTAAAGTAACTAGAGATCATTTAATGGAAGAATATGCTAAAATTTATCCGGAATATGGTTTTGATAAACATAAAGGTTATGTTACTAAAATGCATAAAGAAGCACTTGAAAAATATGGACCTTGCCCGATCCATCGAAAATCTTTTGCACCAGTTGTAAAGGCAATGCAAAAACAAATGTCATTTGATTTTTAA
- the ylqF gene encoding ribosome biogenesis GTPase YlqF: MSKQIQWFPGHMAKARREISEKMKLIDIVVELVDARAPLSSKNPMFDQICNNKPRLIVMTKKDLADDKVTALWIEYFKSKNLHAICVNLKNFNEYQQVINVCKEILKEKMEREAKRGLKSRAMRAMILGIPNVGKSTFINRLAKRKATVTGNRPGVTKAQQIIRVDKDFELFDTPGVLWPRFEDINIARNIALIGSIKQDILPLDELFIYAIEYLEKTYPNSVKKRYDIEIDFESDWIEKVYDDIAKNRKIKPVRGYTDYDRVMEVFFNDIFDGNIGKITWEKPDEAL, translated from the coding sequence ATGTCTAAACAAATTCAATGGTTTCCTGGGCATATGGCTAAAGCACGCCGTGAAATTAGTGAGAAAATGAAGTTGATTGATATTGTTGTGGAGTTAGTGGATGCAAGAGCACCATTATCCTCTAAAAATCCAATGTTTGATCAAATTTGTAATAATAAACCAAGATTAATTGTTATGACCAAAAAAGATTTAGCTGATGATAAAGTTACAGCACTTTGGATTGAGTATTTTAAAAGCAAAAATCTTCATGCGATTTGTGTGAATTTAAAAAACTTTAATGAGTATCAGCAAGTAATAAATGTCTGTAAGGAAATTTTAAAAGAAAAGATGGAACGTGAAGCAAAAAGAGGACTTAAATCTCGTGCGATGCGGGCGATGATTTTAGGTATTCCTAATGTTGGGAAGTCAACGTTTATCAATCGTTTAGCTAAACGCAAAGCGACTGTTACTGGAAATCGCCCAGGAGTGACTAAGGCTCAACAGATTATTCGAGTTGATAAAGATTTTGAATTATTTGATACTCCAGGAGTATTGTGGCCACGTTTTGAAGATATAAATATTGCTAGAAATATTGCATTAATTGGTTCGATTAAACAAGATATTTTACCACTAGATGAATTGTTTATTTATGCAATCGAATATTTAGAAAAAACATATCCTAACAGTGTAAAAAAACGATATGATATTGAAATTGATTTTGAAAGTGATTGGATTGAAAAAGTATATGACGATATTGCTAAAAATCGTAAAATAAAGCCAGTAAGAGGATATACTGATTATGATCGAGTGATGGAAGTCTTTTTTAACGATATTTTTGATGGTAATATTGGTAAAATTACTTGGGAGAAACCAGATGAAGCGCTATGA
- the lepB gene encoding signal peptidase I translates to MAKRKELIRFSLELVIIVAVTATVCTKIVVPVKIQGDSMYPTLHDKDTLIVNKLYLNRSDIKRFDIVVLKSNKLNQDIIKRVIGLPGDNIVFKDDKLYINGTYYVEDYLDKDYIEEAKEKYNAKLFTEDFEITLDNDEIFVLGDNRLRSSDSRTLGTFKYSDIIGKKGIVIFPLKNMKFVE, encoded by the coding sequence ATGGCAAAAAGAAAAGAATTGATTAGGTTTTCATTAGAATTGGTAATTATTGTTGCAGTTACAGCTACTGTTTGTACTAAAATTGTTGTCCCAGTAAAAATACAGGGCGATAGTATGTATCCTACTTTACATGATAAAGATACCTTGATTGTAAATAAATTATATTTAAATAGAAGTGATATTAAGCGTTTTGATATTGTTGTTTTAAAGTCTAATAAATTAAATCAAGATATTATTAAAAGAGTAATTGGGTTGCCTGGAGATAATATTGTTTTTAAAGATGATAAATTATATATTAATGGTACATATTATGTAGAGGATTATTTAGATAAAGATTATATTGAAGAGGCAAAGGAAAAATATAATGCTAAGTTGTTTACTGAAGATTTTGAAATAACTTTAGATAATGATGAAATTTTTGTTTTAGGAGATAATCGTTTGCGTTCATCTGATTCTAGAACATTGGGAACTTTTAAGTACAGTGATATAATTGGTAAAAAAGGAATAGTAATTTTTCCTTTAAAAAATATGAAATTTGTAGAATAA
- the rplS gene encoding 50S ribosomal protein L19, with translation MNLQLVEQITKKQLRSDIPEFKAGDTLKVYVKIKEGDKFRVQLFEGVCIARKGSGISETFTVRKISYQVGVERTFPVHSPIIDRIEVAKIGKVRRAKLHYLRGLSGKAARIKEIRK, from the coding sequence ATGAATTTACAATTAGTAGAACAAATTACTAAAAAACAATTAAGAAGTGATATTCCTGAATTCAAAGCAGGGGATACATTAAAAGTTTATGTAAAAATTAAAGAAGGTGACAAATTCCGTGTTCAGTTATTTGAAGGGGTTTGTATTGCAAGAAAAGGTAGTGGTATTTCTGAAACATTTACAGTAAGAAAGATTTCTTATCAAGTAGGTGTTGAAAGAACTTTCCCAGTTCATTCACCAATTATTGATCGTATTGAAGTGGCTAAAATTGGTAAAGTACGTCGTGCTAAACTTCACTATTTACGTGGATTATCTGGTAAAGCTGCTAGAATTAAAGAAATTAGAAAATAA
- the trmD gene encoding tRNA (guanosine(37)-N1)-methyltransferase TrmD: protein MKIDILTLFPEMFEGFLNTSIIKRAIEKNLVDVKLYDFREFSNDKHKHVDDYPYGGGQGMVLRCEPIIECLKTLVDDDSLVILMSPQGLTFNHALATTLSTKKHLIIICGHYEGFDERIRDYVDMEISIGDYVLTGGELSSMVVSDAIIRLLDGAIKEDSHQDDSFSQGLLEYPQYTRPQCYEGKSVPDVLLSGHHENIRKWRKYQSLKRTYLKRPDLLEKYEFDNESLEMMKKIEEED, encoded by the coding sequence ATGAAGATTGATATTTTAACATTATTTCCAGAAATGTTTGAAGGTTTTTTAAATACGTCTATTATTAAAAGAGCAATAGAAAAAAATCTTGTTGATGTTAAGTTGTATGATTTTAGAGAGTTTTCTAATGATAAGCATAAACATGTTGATGATTATCCGTATGGTGGCGGACAAGGGATGGTGCTTAGATGTGAGCCGATTATTGAATGTTTAAAAACTCTTGTTGATGATGATAGTTTGGTTATTTTGATGTCACCGCAAGGATTAACTTTTAATCATGCTCTAGCAACCACTTTATCAACTAAAAAACATTTAATTATTATTTGTGGTCATTATGAAGGGTTTGATGAAAGAATTCGTGATTATGTTGACATGGAAATATCAATTGGTGACTATGTGTTAACCGGTGGTGAGTTAAGTAGTATGGTTGTAAGTGATGCGATAATTAGGCTACTTGATGGGGCAATTAAAGAAGACAGTCATCAAGATGATTCATTTAGTCAAGGACTTTTAGAATATCCACAGTATACTAGACCACAATGTTATGAAGGAAAGAGTGTACCTGATGTTTTGCTTAGTGGACATCACGAAAATATTCGTAAGTGGCGTAAATATCAATCGTTAAAAAGAACGTATTTAAAAAGACCTGATTTATTAGAAAAATATGAATTTGATAATGAAAGCTTAGAAATGATGAAAAAAATTGAAGAAGAAGATTGA
- the rimM gene encoding ribosome maturation factor RimM (Essential for efficient processing of 16S rRNA) yields MDKVKVGKIVGTHALKGELKIRSNSDFSNERFKKGNSLYIRYHGNDIELEIISSRFHKNNYLVAFKDHQNINLVEKYVGSFIYGLKDNTLLGEDEYFYDDLIGLMVKCDDKIIGKVKTIYNNGRHDILNIDYNGKNVAIPYVDAFIKDVDLNNEVIEVELIKGLIDED; encoded by the coding sequence ATGGATAAGGTTAAAGTAGGTAAGATTGTGGGTACTCATGCTTTAAAAGGTGAGTTGAAAATTAGATCGAATAGTGATTTTAGTAATGAAAGATTTAAAAAGGGTAATTCTTTATATATTCGTTATCATGGAAATGATATTGAATTAGAAATTATTTCCTCTAGATTTCATAAAAATAATTATTTAGTAGCCTTCAAGGATCATCAAAATATTAATTTAGTAGAAAAATATGTTGGTTCATTTATTTACGGTTTAAAGGATAATACCTTATTAGGTGAAGATGAATATTTTTATGATGATTTAATTGGGTTGATGGTAAAGTGTGATGATAAAATAATAGGAAAAGTAAAAACAATTTATAATAATGGACGTCATGATATTTTAAATATTGATTATAATGGAAAAAATGTCGCAATTCCATATGTTGATGCTTTCATTAAAGATGTAGATTTAAATAATGAAGTTATTGAAGTTGAATTGATTAAGGGATTAATTGATGAAGATTGA
- a CDS encoding KH domain-containing protein, with amino-acid sequence MDYAKILKDIAIELVEDKEHLEVREMPSLEENVVVLHVFCAQNDIARLIGRKGVMANSIRQLMSVAGRMTSKKLDIKFESYE; translated from the coding sequence ATGGATTACGCAAAGATTCTTAAAGATATCGCAATTGAATTAGTCGAAGACAAAGAACACTTAGAAGTACGTGAAATGCCTTCGTTAGAAGAAAATGTTGTAGTATTGCATGTGTTTTGCGCTCAAAATGATATCGCTAGATTGATTGGACGTAAAGGAGTAATGGCCAATTCAATTAGACAATTGATGTCAGTAGCTGGTCGAATGACTAGTAAAAAATTAGATATTAAGTTTGAATCGTATGAATAG
- the rpsP gene encoding 30S ribosomal protein S16, producing the protein MAVKLRLIRMGAKKAPFYRIVAADSRAPRDGRFIEMLGTYNPCTNPAQVTIKEEEVLKWLNNGAQPSDTVKNLLSKQGIMKKFADSKSGK; encoded by the coding sequence ATGGCAGTAAAATTAAGATTAATTAGAATGGGTGCTAAAAAAGCTCCTTTCTATAGAATAGTAGCAGCAGATTCAAGAGCACCAAGAGATGGGCGTTTTATTGAAATGTTAGGAACATATAATCCTTGCACTAATCCTGCTCAAGTAACTATTAAAGAAGAAGAAGTATTAAAATGGTTAAATAACGGAGCTCAACCATCTGATACAGTTAAAAACTTATTATCTAAGCAAGGAATTATGAAAAAATTTGCTGATTCAAAATCAGGTAAATAA